The following proteins are encoded in a genomic region of Paenibacillus sp. FSL R7-0273:
- a CDS encoding DUF4386 domain-containing protein: MSNTLRGLSEQRTTALISGIGLLLMALVAAFSYGYAHSALLTEGDANATLQSLLAHNHLFRAELAGWIIILVLDIIVAWSCYLFLKPINQPLSLLAAWLRLIYTAILGIAVMNLLFVQLLTTGTEYTQGYTSDQLGVQILLHLKAFDAMWSVGLIIFGGHLLILGILALQAVNVPGWTAVLLLIASAGYILTHVSKLLLPEYEGIGDVVEAVFIVPMSAGELGFALWLLFRGGKGRTQISLG; the protein is encoded by the coding sequence ATGAGTAACACATTGAGAGGATTATCGGAACAGCGGACAACGGCTTTAATATCGGGGATCGGATTATTGCTTATGGCGCTCGTTGCCGCTTTTTCATATGGATATGCCCATTCTGCACTTCTCACCGAAGGGGATGCAAATGCCACATTACAAAGCCTGCTGGCGCATAACCATCTCTTCCGTGCAGAGCTTGCCGGCTGGATCATCATCCTGGTGCTCGATATTATCGTCGCCTGGTCGTGTTATCTTTTCCTGAAGCCTATAAATCAGCCGTTGTCTCTGCTTGCTGCGTGGCTGCGGCTAATATACACAGCTATCCTGGGCATCGCGGTAATGAATTTACTATTTGTGCAGCTGCTGACAACGGGTACAGAATATACGCAGGGTTATACCTCAGACCAATTGGGCGTGCAAATCCTGCTCCATTTAAAAGCATTTGACGCCATGTGGTCCGTCGGCTTAATTATATTTGGCGGGCATTTGCTGATCCTGGGTATACTGGCGCTTCAGGCGGTTAACGTTCCGGGATGGACTGCTGTTTTGCTGCTGATTGCTTCGGCCGGATATATTCTTACTCACGTAAGCAAGCTCTTGCTTCCTGAATATGAGGGAATTGGGGATGTTGTTGAGGCTGTCTTTATCGTTCCTATGTCAGCTGGGGAGCTGGGCTTTGCTCTATGGCTGCTGTTTCGGGGAGGGAAAGGACGGACACAGATAAGCTTAGGCTGA
- a CDS encoding sensor histidine kinase, with translation MTKKTAAPKPLPIRHYVRVMILIAVIVLIADLIISITSIIIVRQQSTRYLKDTAALYINRINHDFAYMNHYMGWTLANDETLNTMNAYRINSIEFLKSNENLHKKFTELQKNYGQEYNFFYYLKNQSYFLNCAPISVNYPDYLELKRQIISFIDDKEVYEKFYSKWTPILVNGKYYVINIVPYYNRYLIGLISADNLIRPLREINLGANGYASLVDDQGTVLSSPVSNSGRVLPEEGGSSLLRQPRTTISSEFLNTTFSADMVIQFGAFEKIMIAQLLIVLLFFMVISSLSIIMIFFNRRVLGPIQSFSENLARINEESQPADYKGSKIIELEQANSQFKDLVQQIKTFKITMYEQELEKQQIQLDYMKQQIKPHFFLNCLTSIYSMAQIQMYQEIEDMAMTTSKYFRYLFQNGENFVPLESEIEHVQMYLEIQKQRYRDAFSYQVGLPEEARNVKIPPLVLQTFIENSVKYAISRENEMQITLTVQRCQLEEGIAGTRIELSDNGPGFPPEVLEKLQGGLPLDQTKGTHIGIMNTLKRLEYLYYNLAGVTFTNIPGSGACITLYLPDLPEPIAERKLDL, from the coding sequence ATGACCAAAAAAACAGCAGCACCCAAGCCGCTTCCCATCCGCCACTATGTAAGGGTTATGATCCTGATTGCCGTCATTGTCCTCATCGCGGATCTAATCATCAGCATTACTTCCATTATTATCGTCAGGCAGCAGTCGACCCGCTATCTTAAGGATACGGCGGCGCTGTACATTAATCGGATTAATCATGATTTCGCTTACATGAACCACTATATGGGCTGGACGCTGGCCAATGACGAGACGCTGAACACAATGAACGCCTACCGCATCAACAGCATTGAGTTTCTAAAATCCAACGAGAATCTGCACAAAAAATTTACCGAGCTGCAGAAGAACTACGGCCAGGAATATAATTTTTTCTACTATTTAAAAAATCAGTCCTACTTCCTGAACTGTGCGCCGATCAGCGTGAACTATCCGGACTATCTGGAGCTGAAGCGGCAGATCATCTCTTTTATTGACGACAAGGAGGTGTACGAAAAGTTCTATTCCAAATGGACGCCTATTCTGGTAAACGGCAAATATTACGTCATTAATATCGTCCCGTACTACAACCGCTATCTGATCGGACTGATCTCCGCCGACAACCTGATCCGCCCGCTGCGCGAGATTAATTTGGGGGCCAACGGGTATGCTTCGCTCGTGGATGACCAGGGTACCGTGCTCTCAAGTCCCGTATCCAACAGCGGCAGGGTGCTTCCCGAGGAGGGAGGTTCCTCCCTGCTTAGGCAGCCGCGCACCACGATCAGCAGCGAGTTCCTGAATACAACGTTCAGTGCGGACATGGTGATCCAATTCGGGGCTTTTGAAAAAATCATGATTGCCCAGCTCCTGATCGTCCTGCTGTTCTTCATGGTGATCTCGTCGCTGTCGATCATTATGATCTTTTTCAACCGGAGGGTGCTTGGACCGATCCAGAGCTTCTCCGAGAATCTGGCCCGTATTAATGAAGAAAGCCAGCCGGCAGACTACAAGGGCAGCAAAATCATCGAGCTCGAGCAGGCCAACTCCCAGTTCAAGGATCTCGTCCAGCAGATCAAAACGTTCAAAATTACAATGTACGAGCAGGAGCTGGAGAAGCAGCAGATTCAGCTGGATTATATGAAGCAGCAGATCAAGCCGCATTTTTTCCTGAACTGCCTGACCAGCATTTACAGCATGGCTCAAATTCAAATGTATCAGGAAATTGAGGATATGGCGATGACCACCTCAAAGTATTTCCGCTACCTGTTCCAGAACGGGGAGAACTTCGTGCCGCTGGAGAGCGAGATTGAGCATGTGCAGATGTATCTGGAGATTCAGAAGCAGCGCTACCGGGACGCCTTCAGTTATCAGGTCGGGCTGCCTGAGGAGGCCAGGAATGTAAAAATCCCGCCGCTTGTGCTGCAGACTTTCATTGAGAATTCTGTCAAATACGCCATCTCCCGGGAAAATGAAATGCAGATCACGCTCACTGTACAGCGCTGCCAGCTGGAGGAGGGAATTGCCGGTACGCGGATTGAGCTGTCGGATAACGGGCCGGGGTTTCCGCCGGAGGTGCTGGAGAAGCTGCAGGGCGGACTGCCGCTCGATCAGACCAAAGGCACGCATATCGGCATTATGAACACACTGAAACGGCTGGAATATCTCTACTATAATCTGGCCGGCGTGACTTTCACCAATATTCCCGGCAGCGGCGCATGCATCACGTTATACCTGCCCGATCTTCCGGAGCCTATAGCAGAAAGGAAGTTAGATCTATGA
- a CDS encoding extracellular solute-binding protein translates to MVKRSKNGTAKKLTTGLLAAVMVAGLAGCGGGNGENNAVNSDTSSFNKEGLPIVSEPVTLKVLTVRWGSMGDTFTQNQWLKDLETNTNVKIDWQVMSSNDWAEQKSIMLASGTLPDVVIGDQTFSDSDIVNNLSYFRPLDDYIDQYMPNLKAAMDETPDMKKISTFPDGKIYSLPARLPSRPKSSRQPVINKTWLDKLGLKVPETIDELYNVMKAFKEQDPNGNGKADEIPYIEVSNDLISPFGIADLNNNNMIVKDGKAVYYPTSEEYKEGLKWENKLYTEGLLDKELFTQDDTMRSAKFQNPDAPVVGFSYQWTPDAVFGKWGDQYVTIPPIAGPDGKRYTIGNPNGMNLARNEFLITSSCKTPEIAARWADQFYTDEASIQNFWGAIGTVIQKNDDGTYTLMDPPAGTSADAWYWEQSLRDFGPKYVSPDFEQKIVLSTESGDGLKLQLDKLGSEYVTEPFPNVMYTAEEFEELPTLTTDIDSYVNTMRAQFISKGNIDEGWDAYVKQLNDMGLDKLLKIRTEAYSRYTSVK, encoded by the coding sequence ATGGTTAAACGGAGTAAGAACGGGACAGCAAAAAAACTGACAACCGGCCTGCTGGCTGCCGTAATGGTTGCCGGACTCGCGGGCTGCGGCGGCGGTAACGGGGAGAACAATGCTGTTAACAGTGATACAAGCAGCTTCAACAAGGAAGGGCTGCCGATTGTAAGCGAGCCGGTAACCCTGAAGGTACTGACTGTGCGCTGGGGCAGCATGGGGGATACGTTCACGCAGAACCAGTGGCTGAAGGATCTGGAAACGAATACGAATGTAAAAATCGACTGGCAGGTCATGTCCTCCAATGACTGGGCCGAGCAGAAGTCAATCATGCTGGCCAGCGGCACGCTGCCGGATGTAGTAATCGGGGATCAGACCTTCTCGGATTCCGATATCGTGAACAACCTGAGCTACTTCCGTCCGCTGGATGACTATATCGACCAGTATATGCCTAACCTCAAGGCCGCTATGGATGAGACGCCGGATATGAAGAAGATCAGCACGTTCCCGGACGGTAAAATCTACTCTTTGCCGGCCAGACTGCCGTCACGTCCAAAGAGCTCACGCCAGCCGGTTATCAACAAAACCTGGCTTGACAAGCTCGGCCTGAAGGTACCAGAGACCATCGACGAGCTGTACAACGTAATGAAGGCGTTCAAGGAGCAGGACCCGAACGGCAACGGCAAGGCGGATGAAATTCCGTATATCGAAGTCAGCAATGACCTGATCAGCCCGTTCGGCATCGCCGACCTCAACAACAACAACATGATTGTGAAGGACGGCAAAGCTGTATACTACCCGACCTCGGAGGAATACAAGGAAGGTCTGAAATGGGAAAATAAGCTGTACACCGAAGGCCTGCTCGACAAAGAGCTGTTCACCCAGGACGACACGATGAGATCCGCCAAATTCCAGAACCCGGATGCTCCAGTTGTAGGCTTCTCCTACCAGTGGACACCGGATGCCGTATTCGGCAAATGGGGCGACCAGTACGTAACGATTCCGCCAATCGCCGGACCGGACGGAAAACGCTACACGATCGGCAATCCGAACGGGATGAACCTGGCCCGCAACGAGTTCCTGATCACTTCCTCCTGCAAAACGCCGGAAATCGCCGCACGCTGGGCGGACCAGTTCTACACCGATGAAGCGAGCATTCAGAACTTCTGGGGCGCAATCGGTACGGTTATCCAGAAAAATGATGACGGTACCTATACGCTGATGGACCCGCCTGCCGGAACCAGCGCCGATGCATGGTACTGGGAGCAGTCGCTGCGTGACTTTGGTCCGAAATATGTCAGCCCGGACTTTGAGCAAAAGATCGTGCTGAGCACGGAATCCGGCGACGGCCTGAAGCTGCAGCTTGATAAGCTGGGCAGTGAGTATGTGACTGAGCCGTTCCCTAACGTAATGTACACCGCCGAGGAGTTCGAGGAGCTGCCTACGCTGACCACCGACATTGATTCTTATGTGAACACGATGCGCGCCCAATTCATCAGCAAGGGCAATATCGATGAGGGCTGGGATGCCTATGTGAAGCAGCTGAACGACATGGGGCTCGACAAGCTGCTCAAGATCCGTACCGAAGCCTACAGCCGTTATACCAGTGTAAAATAA
- a CDS encoding LacI family DNA-binding transcriptional regulator: MTVTMKKVARRAGVSVSTVSRVLAGHANVRAETSRRVRETMEELGYTPNIIAQNLVSRTTRCICVLLPDTAEIWPANLYCMEVIRGIVLGAGKLGYDIQLASGDGGREELEAVSRLLKGGRADGAILLSARRSSSVVDFLQQEGYPFVLVEDEPTAGSGSEGAGDQHETDAGSSGQTKVGRESSDEGAGALASAVVTFPGIPDESVARMGAMASELLIGSIRRQHQQQSSGGDAGWMAQFVLRRPVLRG; encoded by the coding sequence ATGACGGTTACGATGAAAAAGGTGGCCCGCCGGGCGGGCGTCTCCGTGTCCACCGTCTCCAGGGTACTGGCAGGTCATGCCAATGTACGGGCGGAGACCTCCCGCAGGGTCCGGGAGACGATGGAGGAGCTGGGCTATACGCCGAATATTATCGCGCAGAACCTCGTGTCGCGGACGACCCGCTGCATCTGTGTCCTGCTGCCGGACACGGCAGAGATATGGCCGGCCAACCTCTACTGTATGGAGGTGATCCGGGGGATTGTGCTCGGCGCCGGCAAGCTGGGCTACGACATCCAGCTGGCCTCCGGCGATGGAGGACGGGAGGAGCTGGAGGCCGTCTCCCGGCTGCTGAAGGGCGGCCGGGCCGACGGTGCCATCCTGCTCTCCGCCCGCCGGAGCAGCTCCGTTGTGGATTTCCTGCAGCAGGAGGGCTATCCGTTTGTGCTGGTGGAGGATGAGCCGACGGCGGGCAGCGGGAGTGAGGGGGCGGGGGATCAGCATGAAACGGATGCCGGGAGCAGCGGGCAGACGAAGGTTGGCAGGGAAAGTTCTGACGAGGGTGCCGGTGCGCTGGCGTCAGCGGTAGTAACTTTTCCCGGCATACCGGATGAAAGTGTTGCGCGAATGGGTGCCATGGCTTCGGAGTTGCTGATTGGAAGCATCCGGCGGCAGCATCAGCAGCAGTCTTCCGGAGGGGACGCAGGCTGGATGGCCCAGTTTGTCCTGCGCCGGCCGGTTCTGAGAGGGTAG
- a CDS encoding ABC transporter permease — MRSGQASSGGTLMAVKRNWGLYLLLLPAVVLSLLFAYKPMYGILIAFKDYSPALGITESPWAGFKYFEKFFNSYQFSNTIKNTLIISLYSLVTFPIPIILALMVNQMRPNRFRRFFQTVSYMPHFISTVVMVGLMVILLSPSTGLVGNLFSLFGKEAPDLLGSSSLFSSVYVWSDVWQHVGWDSIIFIAALSAVDPSLYEAATVDGASRWHKVRYIDIPMLMPTAVTLLILRVGGLLGVGFEKVYLMQNDLNATSSEILSTYVYKIGLLSSQYSFSSAVNLFNTVINFILLIIVNQISKKISENSLW, encoded by the coding sequence ATGAGATCCGGTCAAGCCAGTTCCGGGGGGACGCTTATGGCGGTGAAAAGAAACTGGGGGCTGTATTTGCTGCTGCTGCCCGCGGTGGTGCTGTCGCTGCTGTTTGCGTACAAACCGATGTACGGGATACTTATTGCTTTTAAGGATTACAGCCCGGCTTTGGGGATTACGGAGAGTCCGTGGGCGGGGTTTAAATATTTTGAGAAGTTCTTTAACTCCTATCAGTTCTCGAACACGATTAAAAATACGCTGATTATCAGCCTGTACAGTCTGGTAACCTTTCCAATTCCGATCATCCTGGCGCTGATGGTGAACCAGATGCGTCCGAACCGGTTCCGGCGCTTTTTCCAGACGGTTTCGTATATGCCGCATTTTATCTCCACCGTGGTCATGGTCGGGCTGATGGTCATTCTGCTGTCGCCAAGCACCGGTCTGGTCGGCAACCTGTTCAGCCTGTTCGGCAAGGAAGCGCCCGATCTGCTCGGCTCCTCGTCGCTGTTCAGCAGCGTGTACGTCTGGTCGGATGTGTGGCAGCATGTCGGCTGGGACAGCATTATTTTTATCGCGGCATTGTCTGCGGTTGATCCGAGTCTATATGAAGCTGCAACCGTGGACGGGGCGAGCCGCTGGCACAAGGTGCGTTATATCGATATTCCGATGCTGATGCCGACGGCGGTTACGCTGCTCATTCTGCGTGTCGGGGGGCTGCTTGGGGTTGGCTTTGAAAAAGTGTACCTGATGCAGAACGACCTCAACGCCACCTCCAGCGAAATTCTGTCCACCTACGTATATAAAATCGGTCTGCTCAGCAGCCAGTACAGCTTCTCGTCGGCAGTCAATCTGTTCAACACGGTCATTAACTTTATTCTGCTGATTATCGTCAACCAGATTTCCAAAAAGATCAGCGAAAACAGCCTGTGGTAG
- a CDS encoding SseB family protein yields the protein MNDEGNNGGLEGTVHSVSAMSMKASEGLTIQDLIRMLQSARSSADGRVPGAEHLDEQRVFTAIKEAVLNAETLYIAYDVHTNYPYIGSGNQVWVFSEGKFAAEAADYYLQQLIQLEMRRLGREDIRKMLAELHVLGIGSLLVHNGQHTVVLARDELLPPPDWSGTPEIQIPVSNPGLQHAMLSFFQAMYSRQQYAGKNEILRAAEARMLDELLQAKFLVPMQLKEEEPSAADEQGRKTLQQGTVIQFASLGVEGGESWLPVFTDWPEFEKGYDKTVWSGNVAAYEDVVKLSANMGGAVINFRGIGFRLDEKNQRMVAEYVRERDAGKGRS from the coding sequence ATGAACGATGAAGGGAACAACGGCGGACTGGAAGGAACGGTTCATTCTGTGTCTGCGATGTCGATGAAAGCAAGCGAAGGACTAACGATCCAGGATTTGATTAGAATGCTTCAATCTGCCCGCAGCTCGGCGGACGGCAGGGTCCCAGGAGCGGAGCACCTGGATGAGCAGAGGGTTTTTACAGCGATAAAGGAAGCTGTCTTAAATGCGGAGACATTATATATCGCTTATGATGTCCACACGAATTACCCATACATTGGTTCGGGCAATCAAGTGTGGGTATTCTCAGAGGGAAAATTCGCGGCGGAAGCGGCCGACTATTATCTGCAGCAGCTCATCCAGCTCGAGATGAGAAGGCTCGGCAGAGAGGACATCCGCAAAATGCTTGCTGAGCTTCATGTTCTGGGAATCGGCAGCCTGCTTGTCCATAACGGGCAGCATACGGTGGTGCTTGCCAGGGACGAGCTTTTGCCGCCGCCGGATTGGAGCGGAACGCCGGAGATTCAGATTCCTGTAAGTAACCCCGGGCTGCAGCATGCGATGCTGAGCTTTTTCCAGGCGATGTATTCCAGGCAGCAATATGCAGGCAAAAACGAGATTCTGCGGGCAGCAGAAGCCCGTATGCTGGATGAGCTGCTTCAGGCTAAGTTTCTGGTGCCTATGCAGCTTAAGGAGGAGGAGCCTTCGGCGGCTGATGAGCAGGGAAGGAAAACCCTTCAGCAGGGAACGGTTATCCAGTTTGCTTCGCTCGGCGTAGAGGGTGGGGAGTCGTGGCTGCCGGTATTCACAGACTGGCCCGAATTTGAAAAAGGCTACGATAAAACCGTCTGGTCCGGTAATGTCGCTGCTTACGAGGATGTGGTGAAACTGTCAGCGAACATGGGCGGCGCCGTGATCAACTTCCGCGGGATCGGCTTCCGGCTGGATGAGAAGAATCAGCGGATGGTTGCGGAGTATGTGCGGGAGCGGGATGCTGGTAAGGGGAGAAGCTAA
- a CDS encoding Crp/Fnr family transcriptional regulator: MKNNLLIYMTGMSSLSEEEQQAILDEISIEEFKKGTVLFRQGDLTSNCYFILKGCVRQYSVDEAGREVTSNFYTEEEAIVNFNYHRTDKSSDYTLQCVEDCVMVTGSLDTEQQMYAKYSELETMTRRMIEANFGKMQADFAAFIASSPEERFKALCAKRPSLIGRVPQHQLASYLGMSPESLSRIKKRISSG, translated from the coding sequence ATGAAAAATAACTTGCTCATATATATGACGGGCATGAGTTCCCTTAGCGAAGAGGAACAACAAGCTATTTTAGACGAAATCAGTATAGAAGAATTCAAAAAGGGAACCGTGCTCTTTAGACAAGGCGACCTCACCAGTAACTGCTACTTTATTCTGAAAGGCTGCGTGAGGCAGTATTCGGTGGATGAAGCGGGACGGGAGGTTACCTCAAATTTTTATACGGAAGAAGAGGCCATCGTCAATTTTAATTACCACAGGACAGATAAATCCTCTGATTACACTCTGCAGTGCGTTGAAGATTGTGTGATGGTTACCGGAAGCCTGGATACGGAGCAGCAGATGTATGCCAAGTATAGTGAACTGGAGACTATGACCCGCAGGATGATTGAGGCGAATTTTGGCAAAATGCAAGCAGATTTCGCCGCGTTTATCGCCTCTTCACCTGAGGAACGCTTCAAGGCTTTATGTGCCAAGCGGCCTTCCTTAATCGGCAGAGTCCCGCAGCATCAGCTAGCGAGTTATCTGGGCATGAGTCCGGAGTCTCTCAGCAGAATAAAGAAAAGAATATCTTCCGGATAA
- a CDS encoding helix-turn-helix domain-containing protein yields the protein MNILLVDDDYYVIAALQKKIGWPQLGIETVYTANNVAQAREILEKHPVQILISDIEMPQGSGLELLAWIREQNLSVQAILLTNYADFNYAQKAIELQSFEYFLKPIEFDKLMLIIQKAVARAKEQQSNEEAILGGYFWQKNQSKNLEHFWRKLVSSSTSSPVKQAEISRAIEEQNLSYQMGDLIQPILFNVFPHNGSMGREEKDLFDFALLNVLYELLQHPGYTVQSILEVKEYNWIAILNWSEPPMDNALLQATGASFIQKAVPYLKCDACCNIGLTGELQQIGSILKQLLNMDEELTRCRNQTYLVENDLRQPKSSYTPPDLAQLEELLNQNKLAIFLEEAIRYLRSMLSYKSLDTSVLGLFRLDMVQLVYSFLKQKGIQAHKLYAGKTNDKLLLHSLHSIEDMEEYLKYLVNTAMEYRDFAAQPKSIAEEIKQYIHEHYGDDLTRNDLAEIVYLNPDYLARLFKRETGISLGSYVIQVRIAAARHLLETTSLSVYTIASKTGYSNYSYFSKLFKQEVGLSPNEYKKEQHVQPLNLSQ from the coding sequence ATGAATATTTTGCTGGTAGATGACGATTATTACGTAATAGCCGCCCTGCAGAAAAAAATCGGCTGGCCGCAGCTGGGCATCGAAACGGTATATACCGCGAACAATGTGGCCCAGGCGCGCGAGATTCTGGAGAAGCATCCCGTGCAGATTCTGATCTCCGACATTGAAATGCCGCAGGGCAGCGGACTGGAGCTGCTGGCCTGGATCAGGGAGCAGAATCTCAGCGTTCAGGCAATCCTTTTGACCAATTATGCTGACTTCAACTACGCCCAGAAGGCGATTGAGCTGCAGAGCTTCGAATATTTCCTCAAGCCGATTGAGTTCGACAAGCTGATGCTGATCATCCAAAAAGCCGTTGCCCGCGCCAAGGAGCAGCAGAGCAATGAGGAGGCCATTCTGGGCGGCTACTTCTGGCAGAAAAACCAGTCCAAAAACCTCGAGCATTTCTGGCGCAAGCTGGTCAGCAGCAGCACCTCCTCTCCGGTTAAGCAGGCGGAAATCAGCCGTGCAATTGAAGAGCAGAATCTGTCCTATCAGATGGGCGATCTCATCCAGCCTATCCTGTTCAATGTCTTCCCCCACAACGGCAGCATGGGCAGGGAAGAGAAGGATCTGTTCGACTTCGCGCTGCTGAATGTGCTGTATGAGCTGCTGCAGCATCCCGGCTACACGGTCCAGAGCATTCTGGAGGTAAAAGAGTACAACTGGATCGCCATCCTTAACTGGAGCGAGCCGCCGATGGACAATGCCTTGCTGCAGGCGACCGGGGCTTCTTTTATCCAAAAGGCGGTGCCTTATCTGAAATGCGATGCCTGCTGCAATATCGGCCTGACGGGTGAGCTGCAGCAGATCGGCAGCATCCTGAAGCAGCTGCTGAACATGGACGAGGAGCTGACGAGATGCCGGAACCAGACATACCTTGTGGAGAACGACCTGCGCCAGCCGAAGTCCTCCTACACCCCGCCGGATCTGGCCCAGCTTGAGGAGCTGCTGAACCAGAACAAGCTGGCTATTTTTCTGGAGGAGGCCATCCGCTATCTGCGCTCCATGCTCAGCTACAAGTCGCTCGATACCTCGGTGCTCGGCCTGTTCCGGCTGGACATGGTGCAGCTGGTGTACTCTTTTCTCAAGCAAAAGGGCATCCAGGCCCACAAGCTGTACGCCGGCAAAACCAATGACAAGCTGCTGCTCCACTCCCTGCACTCGATTGAGGACATGGAGGAATATCTAAAGTACCTGGTTAACACCGCCATGGAGTACCGCGACTTCGCCGCCCAGCCCAAATCCATTGCCGAGGAGATCAAGCAGTACATCCACGAGCATTACGGGGACGACCTGACCCGCAACGATCTGGCGGAAATCGTCTACCTCAATCCGGACTATCTGGCCCGGCTGTTCAAGCGCGAAACCGGCATCTCCCTCGGCAGCTACGTTATCCAGGTCCGCATCGCCGCCGCCAGACATCTGCTGGAGACAACCAGCCTGTCCGTCTACACCATTGCCAGCAAAACCGGCTACTCCAACTACTCCTACTTTTCCAAGCTATTTAAGCAGGAGGTCGGTTTATCGCCGAATGAGTATAAGAAGGAGCAGCACGTCCAACCTCTTAACTTAAGTCAATGA
- a CDS encoding alpha-amylase family glycosyl hydrolase: MAKHTSKSLRSSVVYSVYVRNHSEEGSFRAVERDLGRIRSLGVDIIWLLPVHPIGTAERKGGLGSPYANQDYREINPELGTLEDFKSLVGAIHEHGMKCIIDVVYNHTSPDSVLVSEHPEFFYRTPEGKLGNKAGDWADIVDLDYNCRELWDYQIETLKRWAGIVDGFRCDVAPLLPLAFWERAAKEVREVNSGCLWLAESIEPDFIMHLRSLGLAGLSDAETLQAFDACYDYDVYPYYSGYLAGEIPLASYIEKINAQEYLYPDNYVKLRFLENHDRPRAKALIPDEQSLINWTAFLYFQKGMTLIYGGQETANTVCPDLFDKDTVSWDTGTDLSWLFTALYPIKQKEIMAEGIFHLHAVEEEDIVTGTHTWGSRKLAGVFSLKGREAEVDTGLPDGSYQSLIDGGEIKVYGGGKLFCAGRPVIIEQV, encoded by the coding sequence ATGGCAAAGCATACTTCAAAATCCCTGCGCAGCAGTGTTGTGTACTCAGTGTACGTCCGCAACCACAGTGAAGAGGGGAGCTTCCGCGCGGTGGAGCGCGATCTCGGGCGCATCCGCAGCCTTGGGGTGGACATTATCTGGCTGCTGCCGGTTCATCCGATCGGTACCGCCGAGCGCAAAGGCGGCTTAGGCAGCCCGTACGCCAACCAGGACTACAGGGAAATTAACCCGGAGCTGGGCACGCTGGAGGATTTCAAGTCGCTGGTCGGCGCGATCCATGAGCACGGGATGAAATGCATCATCGACGTGGTGTATAACCATACCTCGCCGGATTCGGTACTGGTCAGTGAGCATCCCGAATTTTTCTATAGAACGCCGGAAGGGAAGCTCGGCAATAAAGCCGGAGATTGGGCTGATATTGTGGACCTTGACTATAACTGTCGAGAGCTGTGGGACTACCAGATTGAGACGCTGAAGAGGTGGGCGGGCATCGTCGACGGCTTCCGCTGCGACGTTGCACCGCTGCTGCCGCTGGCGTTCTGGGAGCGGGCCGCCAAGGAAGTGCGCGAGGTCAATTCCGGCTGCCTGTGGCTGGCCGAATCTATCGAGCCGGATTTCATTATGCACCTCCGTTCGCTCGGCTTGGCCGGGCTCAGCGATGCGGAAACGCTGCAGGCGTTCGATGCCTGCTATGACTACGATGTCTATCCGTATTACAGCGGTTATCTGGCCGGTGAGATTCCGCTTGCGAGCTACATAGAGAAAATTAACGCCCAGGAGTACCTTTACCCGGATAACTACGTCAAACTGCGGTTTCTGGAGAATCATGACCGGCCTCGGGCTAAAGCGCTCATTCCGGATGAGCAGAGCCTGATCAACTGGACGGCCTTCCTGTATTTCCAGAAGGGCATGACGCTGATCTACGGCGGACAGGAAACGGCGAACACGGTTTGCCCTGACCTGTTCGACAAGGATACGGTCAGCTGGGATACCGGGACTGACCTGTCCTGGCTGTTCACTGCGCTATACCCGATTAAGCAGAAGGAGATCATGGCGGAGGGCATCTTCCATTTGCATGCAGTAGAGGAAGAGGACATCGTAACAGGAACACACACTTGGGGCAGCCGGAAGCTGGCCGGCGTATTCAGCCTGAAGGGCAGGGAAGCCGAGGTAGATACCGGCTTGCCGGATGGAAGCTACCAGAGCCTGATCGACGGCGGCGAGATCAAGGTCTATGGCGGCGGCAAGCTGTTCTGTGCCGGCCGGCCCGTCATTATTGAGCAGGTGTAA